Genomic segment of Salvia hispanica cultivar TCC Black 2014 chromosome 2, UniMelb_Shisp_WGS_1.0, whole genome shotgun sequence:
CTTTTTATCCAATTCCTAATTTTAGGTTGTTTGATCATCAATTGATCcaataaaatatgatcatATATAGGTATGCATAAGGGTTTGTGAATTCCTTtgagtagtggagtcatttgtTGAATCTAGTATGTTGAATATTGCTTAGAGTTGTTTTCTTCATAAATGGATTTGGCTAATATCCAATTCACCTTTCTTCATCTCTTATCTCCCATCAAATCATTTTGGTTCTAGTTTTTGGAGGCTAGATCcaccctatcattttattgtttttatgttCAATTGTCAGATCAAATATCATCAAAAGGTATAAATCTTGGGTTAATGGATCATAATCTATATCGACTAGTATAAATCTTGGGTTAATGGATCATAATCTATATCGACTCTTATGATGATTTATCTGCAATACCCACACAAAATTGATCTCTGTATCTGCAACACCTAAAAGAGTATGCTCCATTTATCTTCAATACCCGcgaagactattttttattaatatatgtacTCTCATATCATTCCActgattcaatttttggttgtaTCTATCTGCAATACCCGAAAAGAGTAGGCACCATTTATCTGCAATACAGctgaattttaattgataaatcaGCTCTTATCTCATTCTCtatagattcaatttttggttgtaTGTACTGCAATACCATTTGGTTGTATAGTACTTATAAAGGAATACGATGATAACCTACTCAAGTGAGACAGATAGAGGCATTAGATTTTTTCTCAGCAATTGAATGTTTGTTTTCCTCTTCAGTTTTCAGCTAAATTATAGGAGTAGCAGATATTTTGAATGTTTGTATATGCACACTCAAGCACCATATTTTGCTTGTATCTGCAATATCGCATTCTactacttcaatttttttgttgtatttgcAATAACATATTCTATTGAttcttttgttgatttattttgtgttgtaTTCATTTAATTCTGGTTGTATCGACTGCTCCATGCCatgaataatgaatttttctaatgctctattttttaaaatgctagtagtattttaaattttgccATAGAAATCATTTTTTGTTCTTACTATATCAGCTTCAACCTATATCAAAATTGAATGGCCTGAATTCATTCTACTGATCAACTTTATTATAGCTCCAATAAATATCCAAATACATGTAGGAAAAATATTTGGGCAAGACACGAGGATAATTTAGTCATTAAGTTAAATTAATGAGGATAATTTAAacaatcataattaattttcttatttataacTTGTTGTATCAAACGTCTAAATAGGATAACACACTATTATCTTTAGCTACCAAACATCCAATTAAGATAAGTTAACTAATTGAAACTATGATAACTATCAATGGTTGTATCATGACTAGTCAAAACATGACATAGCTATCTAACGATGCCAAGTGTTTAATGAGTTGTAATAGTGGGTTAtggtggtataagttgtaaataaattgatgtatgtGTGTAATGAGTTGTAGgcaactttccataaatggaaatgctcatatttttctGGGACaaacgaaaatgaaaagtgcatatattttatgggacgaagagagtattaaaaatgGATCTCATATACCATTTACTTTCTCCATTTACTTTTCctatcaaaatcaaacattttcttaaaattcgtgccgagtcaaaatGACTCTTTAAATAATGGACTGAGGATGTCACATCAATAAACTCACCTAATAATTCATTACAACTCATTCCATACAAAATAATGTAATCTTCCTTTGGAATGGGTaaacatatcaaaataaagCTGTCTCGGTAATTTTAGTCATACTATTATCTATCTTTCCATGAATGTAACTAAAGAGGACGTAATtagaaaagaagagaagaataTTCGAATAGCGACCGAGAACTTGTGTTAGCGTAGGTCCCGTTTGTCATGTGTAATGCATTTCCCACTCGCCATGTCTAGTTgcctatttttgttttcaagaaTGCTTCCGATATTTATACCACTCTCTTGTCCCACTCAAAATGTCTacatgtttgagtgacacgagattttaggataaattgttaaatagaataagtaaagagaaaatgataattgaatattttaataaggaaATAGAGAAAAGAGAGATTTATTTCTAGACATAGAGAGTGACATTGTGTGGACAGACTGAAAAGGAAAACGACATTTGAaggggacggagagagtactgtTATTAAACATGTTGTAGTGGACGTGAGCCTAAACGGCACAAACCCATCTTGCTGTGTTCACTAAATTGACAGCTACAACAACCACCCtcaaattgttcaattttttgcTGTGTCCGaacaataattgttttttttacaatCCAACTGCCTCGTGGAAAAAACAGCAAAGTTCATTGGTAGTTTAAGACAAAAACAATTACTAGTATGAGTAGGTTATCTCTATCTTCTTTCAATCTTCATTTAACctctatttaaattatttcccttcgtttcattttcagtgAGAGAAAGTgagtgcgtgtgtgtgtgccgtcGTAGTTATTGAGCTATATCCTTATTAagtcaattcattttttttcattctttctgACTTTTTTGTAGCTAGTGTTTTCTGACATTCCAGCTCATTTccccatttcatttttgtaagAAAGTGACACTTTCCCcaaacacaaaaaagaaacactatatatatacacacacaccgTGGTAATAGATCTAGATTTCCTCAACAGCTGTGGttgaaacaaaaagaaaaaagtggaATTTCGAGTGTAGAAATCCACCAAAATGGAGTGGGTTTCGAAGGTAGCGATTTCCGGCGCGGAGGAGCAATTGATGCTAGTCTTGGGGCAGGTGAAGGCGTCCAAGGTATTGGTGCCGTTGCTCGACATCTCCATGGCCGTCTGCTTGATAATGTCGGTCATGCTATTCGTCGAACGCGTCTACATGGCCATCGTTATTGCCATTGTTAAAATCTCGGGCCGGAAACCGGGCACCAGGTACAAATTTGAGCCACTCCAAGAGGATTTGGAGCAGGGGAACCTCGCCTTTCCCATGATTCTTGTCCAAATCCCTATGTTCAACGAAAGAGAGGTCTGTTAAAATGTGCATGTTTTGCCTTATCTATCTTTTCTACCTTACAGACTGCGCTAAAAGTTGTGTCAATAGGTTTACCAGCTCTCCATCGGAGCTGCATGCTGTCTATCCTGGCCTTCCGACCGCCTCATTGTTCAAGTTCTCGACGATTCTACCGACCCTGCCATCAAGGTTTGTCGCAAAATTCATAACAACTGTCTGAATGCAGACGTGATAGAATTCTatgggttccatcctaaaaccaattggcAATAGGAGGAAGGGCCCATGAGACTGATATAGTGATTTCAGTACTCTTTTTACACTAATGTAGTGGAATaattgtaatatattttttagttttaattaacaACTAGCAGCATTGACTTGAATTTTGCAATTGTGTTCACACAGACTATGGTGGAGACAGAGTGCCAGAGATGGGCGAGTAAAGgggtaaatattaaatatgaaattcgGGACAATAGAAATGGATACAAAGCCGGAGCTCTTAAGGAAGGGCTGAAGCGATCCTACGTCAAAGAATGCGACCACGTGGCCATATTCGACGCGGATTTCCAACCCGAGCCGGATTTCCTGCACCGGACCATTCCGTTCCTTGTTCACAACCCCCAAATTGGCCTCGTGCAGGCCCGCTGGAAGTTcggtaaatattttttttttttttttgtcttataTATAACTTAATTACATGTTAATTAATGATGCTGCTACTTAATCGACATCACGTGCCCATCTTATCATATCAtaaattaagtactactactactatacatCTTAGAATCTATTACCCAccacacatatatatttgattcTTTGAAAAAAGGTGTTTTGGAGCTGTTCAACGCATGTGCTCTagtaaattttcattattgatGTTCGACCGTAAAAGCACATACCAATAATGGAGAtgataatatcaaaattcggtgaaaatgattaatttttgttttcagtgAATGCGAACGAATGCTTGATGACGAGAATACAAGAAATGTCGCTCAACTATCATTTCACAGTGGAGCAAGAAGTTGGCTCATCTACTTATGCTTTTTTTGGATTCAATGGTAATCAATCACTGCTGATGCTTCCTCCATCCCGTAAAAATAGAGACTTTGGAcacaacacatttttttaatatgaaattagtAAGTATAAGAGAgatgtaaaaagaaaaaggcgactaaaatattattagtggagaagaGAGTCCATTTTATAAGATAGAAAAACTTGCTAAAAacagaagaaaaatatttttatgagaattgactaaaatagaaataaaaattatttttaatagaggTGAGGGAGTAGTTGCTTGCACTATAAAAATATCGGTAGATTGTAGAGTACCGTTGGTACAAAAGATGGCACCTATAGATTTTACTATGATAGAATAGATATTCATAATTATGGACAGATCTGTATGATTGCAACCGAGTGAATTAAATGTGTGGGTGTTGTGGAATTTAATAGGAACTGCTGGGGTGTGGAGAATGGCAGCAATTGAGGAGGCTGGTGGTTGGAAAGATCGTACCACAGTTGAGGATATGGACTTGGCCATTCGTGCTAGTCTTAAAGGATGGAAATTCGTCTACATTGGCACTCTTCAGGTCCGTTAAATCGGAacagcaaaattaaaacagaacTGGAACCAGTATATATTACTCACACTAAAAAATTTGGATGCACTATAATATTACTAacagtaaaataaattgttgtaggtgaaaaatgagttgcCTAGCACGTTCAAGGCCTATAGATACCAACAACATCGTTGGTCTTGTGGGCCCGCCAATTTATTCCGAAAGATGCTCTTGGAGATTATAAGAAATGAGGTTAGATCATATAAGATGAATGAGATaaatgttgacattttcaataTACTGTATTAATGAGTTTACAaaattagcaatttaagaaagttagtaACGAATCACTTTGTATAGAcagtaattaatatttttagttttttttgggTGGATGCAGAAAGTTACATTATGGACAAAGGTTCACGTAATATACAGTTTCTTCTTGGTGAGAAAGATTATAGCCCATATAGTGACCTTCGTGTTTTATTGCGTTGTACTTCCTGCTGCGGTTCTTGTACCTGACTATTACATCCCAAAATGGGGTGCAGTCTACATTCCTACTATCATCACCATCCTCAATGCAATCAGCACTCCCAGGTTCAATTTATGTTAATTACTTGACATTCATTCGTACAATCTATTgtcatatatattaatatgtagaaatatgttgatattattattgtatttagGTCAATTCATTTGGTTGTTTTCTGGATCGTATTCGAAAATGTGATGGCACTACACCGCACGAAAGGCACATTCATCGGGTTAATGGAGGTGGGTAGAGTGAACGAGTGGATTGTCACTGAAAAACTTGGTGACGCTCTCAAGATCAAACCCGTTGACGATGCGGTGAAGGCCAAACCTGCCGCTACAACCCAACAACAAAGACGATTCAAGTTCATTGATAGGTATGCTCATCAACatcattacttttatttatgtgtgattaaattaatgtgaTCTAATACTCTCCTATAATGCAATTGTGGTGAAAATTCAGATTAAATCTCTTAGAGCTTGGATTCGGTTGCTACCTACTATTTTGTGGGTGTTACGATCTAATATATGGGAAATACCACTTCTTCATCTACCTCTTACTTCAAGCAATCGCATTCTTCGTCATGGGATTCGGCTACGTGGGCACATTTGTCCCATCCTCCtcaaattaattacatttctatttttttgtcttacgtatattagtatattaagtaattcttttaaattcaagCATAAGAGTTATAGCTCACAATTGCTATTCATTTTGTCACGTGTATTGTATTATTGTAATAAACGCCCGCTAGTATATGATAGTGAGATAGTGGggctcaattttattttataaattgtgcATATGTAACATTGATGATCTCATTATTCTTAAATAAGAATATGGATTATGATTTACTATATGAGACTGAGATAGTGGGGACCACCTTTGATAATGTATCTTTGTGTAACAAACCTTTACACGCGGAAACTAATACGGTACAAACATCTATTGATAGCCACTCACTTACAAAGGTTAGTGATATCCAAACTGAGTCTTTCCTACAAACACTAGATTATTATctaaatcattaaattttaaggtttaatataaatagatgaCAAATAACGTCAACCGAGAACgacaatataatgtcaatcgGTTGAC
This window contains:
- the LOC125203773 gene encoding glucomannan 4-beta-mannosyltransferase 9-like, whose protein sequence is MEWVSKVAISGAEEQLMLVLGQVKASKVLVPLLDISMAVCLIMSVMLFVERVYMAIVIAIVKISGRKPGTRYKFEPLQEDLEQGNLAFPMILVQIPMFNEREVYQLSIGAACCLSWPSDRLIVQVLDDSTDPAIKTMVETECQRWASKGVNIKYEIRDNRNGYKAGALKEGLKRSYVKECDHVAIFDADFQPEPDFLHRTIPFLVHNPQIGLVQARWKFVNANECLMTRIQEMSLNYHFTVEQEVGSSTYAFFGFNGTAGVWRMAAIEEAGGWKDRTTVEDMDLAIRASLKGWKFVYIGTLQVKNELPSTFKAYRYQQHRWSCGPANLFRKMLLEIIRNEKVTLWTKVHVIYSFFLVRKIIAHIVTFVFYCVVLPAAVLVPDYYIPKWGAVYIPTIITILNAISTPRSIHLVVFWIVFENVMALHRTKGTFIGLMEVGRVNEWIVTEKLGDALKIKPVDDAVKAKPAATTQQQRRFKFIDRLNLLELGFGCYLLFCGCYDLIYGKYHFFIYLLLQAIAFFVMGFGYVGTFVPSSSN